One Oncorhynchus clarkii lewisi isolate Uvic-CL-2024 chromosome 32, UVic_Ocla_1.0, whole genome shotgun sequence DNA window includes the following coding sequences:
- the LOC139391949 gene encoding brevican core protein-like — translation MFVKRMRPVRFLLLLCALCHLTLAFPAQTGYSEDDNRQLQVTISKAIPISTAQLGGSITIPCMVSLSPGPPSSSSPPSPPRVKWSVLHDGEQEETEILVARGQRVKVNEAYGERASLVNFADSPEDLSLWLGELRSTDTGHYRCEVQQGLDDASDFTQIKVKGVVFHYRHASGRYAFSFSEAQAVCESIGAHIATPDQLLAAYYDGYEQCDAGWLADQSVRYPIQVPREGCYGDMDGRPGVRNYGTLEPEELFDVYCYVEHIDGEVFHGSAPKQLSLNEAWAYCEKEGAELATTGQLYMAWSEGLDRCNPGWLSDGSVRYPVITPRARCGGPQAGVKTLYRYSNQTGFPESSSRHDVYCFRGNGNPHTDAPMDYMATEPEDIGQDIVVLMEPAEELHPSLDPEQVEREAQSVLQSLPVFQSAPAREDLQGSPPTSMSSTEVPLTRTASTQDLLQPFDETSLPVEELYHSQHPTSLPSTSSEPDSLHDGDYHSQHSTSLPSTSSEPDSLHEGDYHSHNSTSLPSTSSVPDSLHEENYHSQHSSSLPSTSSEPDSLHDGDYHSQHSTSLPSTSSEPDSLHEGDYHSHNSTSLPSTSSVPDSLHEENYHSQHSSSLPSTSREPDSLHDGDYHSQHSTSLPSTSSEPDSLHKGDYHSQHPTSLPNNSSEPDSLHEGDYHSRNSTSLPSTSSVPDSLHEGDYHSQHPTSLPNTSSVPNSLHEGDFHSQHPTFLPSTSSVPDSLHEGDYHSQHPTSLPNNSSMPDSLHEGNSSFYRLELETSPEFPEPSYKPHIHYQPMPEMNPEEPDYQQSGSSKHFQPMPETNLELDQLEANYSTTAGNQSHRENAQETTNMAFDPIENATEARDPTAERRHKEAIVGELEETSISTESLGELDPHPVGSTLSPHGRATSVWLPLDGSGDMSQEIDLGVQQGMHTDRSPTSEPSDFTTHMSASPGATSISNEQQTGVPHSSSISSGLDHSEELGLDVYSTVFRPPVTSQGTSSARPEGSTSLDFEGIVNPERLEPSGAVELAPGESEEEHLGSGVEIATTESPDLSTTSQLPVEFTTMGYQTTAMSRIEVDPTTTDPEEDGSGHEPGTDEPSLGEKVTVFPLESQTTSWDLHRTTSAPQESQDDLEYSGEPASSSSQTEFPDSSAEPELFGSDSLSTSSTDPTAATMSTSTVYTSTEWATQTWSPVTSTTQSPPEPERVTALKRPVNHGQMDLEFGLTQPPTLLILPNERAAVGSSRKISDACLEDPCANGGTCVEMGGSTKCLCLPSYGGDLCQMDLEQCGGGWQKFHGNCYKHFNQRLSWEVAEQHCRMVGGHLVSIMTPEEQDFINNNYKEYQWTGLNDKTIEGDFRWSDGNPLLYENWYRGQPDSYFLSGEDCVVMVWHDAGRWSDVPCNYHLAYTCKKGTSSCGPPPKVRNASAFGRIRQRYETDAIVRYYCAQGFQQRQNPLVKCLPGGKWEEPQILCIPGAGNTAQVAGVTSPTTGNQELTGEES, via the exons ACCAGTAAGGTTCCTCCTCCTTCTGTGCGCACTTTGCCATCTGACCCTGGCTTTCCCCGCCCAAACAGGATACTCAGAAG ATGACAACCGACAACTCCAGGTCACCATCTCCAAGGCAATCCCGATTTCCACTGCACAGCTAGGAGGCTCCATCACAATCCCATGTATGGTGTCCCTGTCCCCTGGGCCCCCCTCGTCCTCCTCGCCCCCCAGCCCGCCCCGGGTCAAGTGGAGCGTGTTGCATGATGGGGAGCAGGAGGAGACGGAGATCCTGGTGGCGCGGGGTCAAAGGGTGAAGGTCAACGAGGCCTACGGAGAACGAGCTTCCCTGGTCAACTTTGCTGACTCGCCCGAGGACCTCTCCCTCTGGCTGGGGGAGCTGCGCTCAACAGACACAGGGCACTACCGTTGCGAGGTGCAGCAGGGCCTGGACGACGCCAGCGACTTCACACAGATCAAGGTCAAAG GTGTGGTCTTCCACTACAGACATGCCTCTGGTCGCTATGCATTTTCGTTCAGTGAGGCCCAGGCGGTGTGCGAGAGCATTGGGGCACACATCGCTACTCCCGACCAGCTTCTGGCAGCCTATTACGATGGCTATGAGCAGTGTGACGCCGGCTGGCTCGCTGACCAATCTGTCAG ATATCCAATCCAAGTTCCCCGGGAAGGTTGCTATGGTGACATGGATGGTCGCCCGGGAGTGAGGAACTATGGGACACTGGAACCAGAGGAGCTGTTTgatgtgtattgttatgtggagCATATTGATG GGGAGGTGTTCCATGGCTCTGCCCCTAAGCAGCTGTCATTGAATGAGGCTTGGGCGTACTGCGAGAAGGAAGGGGCAGAGCTGGCTACCACAGGGCAGCTGTACATGGCATGGAGTGAGGGTCTGGACCGCTGCAACCCTGGCTGGCTGTCTGATGGCAGCGTGCGCTACCCCGTCATCACCCCTAGAGCGCGCTGTGGAGGTccacaggcaggggtcaagaccCTGTATCGCTACAGCAACCAGACAGGCTTCCCTGAATCCTCCAGCCGCCATGATGTTTACTGTTTCAGAG GTAATGGGAATCCTCACACGGATGCCCCCATGGACTACATGGCCACTGAACCAGAGGACATCGGACAAGATATTGTTGTTCTTATGGAGCCTGCGGAGGAGCTCCATCCGAGCCTGGATCCAGAGCAAGTGGAGCGAGAGGCCCAGAGTGTCCTGCAATCCCTCCCCGTCTTCCAGTCAGCTCCTGCTCGGGAGGACCTGCAAGGATCTCCCCCTACTTCCATGTCAAGCACAGAGGTCCCACTCACCCGTACAGCTTCCACCCAGGACCTCCTCCAGCCTTTTGATGAGACTTCACTTCCTGTAGAAGAACTCTACCACTCCCAGCATCCTACTTCACTTCCCAGCACCTCCAGTGAGCCAGACTCCCTTCACGATGGAGACTATCACTCCCAGCATTCTACTTCACTACCCAGCACCTCCAGTGAGCCAGACTCCCTTCACGAAGGAGACTATCACTCACATAATTCTACTTCACTTCCCAGCACCTCCAGTGTGCCAGACTCCCTTCACGAAGAAAACTATCACTCCCAGCATTCTAGTTCATTACCCAGCACATCCAGTGAGCCAGACTCCCTTCACGATGGAGACTATCACTCCCAGCATTCTACTTCACTTCCCAGCACCTCCAGTGAGCCAGACTCCCTTCACGAAGGAGACTATCACTCACATAATTCTACTTCACTTCCCAGCACCTCCAGTGTGCCAGACTCCCTTCACGAAGAAAACTATCACTCCCAGCATTCTAGTTCATTACCCAGCACATCCAGGGAGCCAGACTCCCTTCACGATGGAGACTATCACTCCCAGCATTCTACTTCACTTCCCAGCACCTCCAGTGAGCCAGACTCCCTTCACAAAGGAGACTATCACTCCCAGCATCCTACTTCATTACCCAACAACTCCAGTGAGCCAGACTCCCTTCACGAAGGAGACTATCACTCACGGAATTCTACTTCACTTCCCAGCACCTCCAGTGTGCCAGACTCCCTTCACGAAGGAGACTATCACTCCCAGCATCCTACTTCATTACCCAACACCTCCAGTGTGCCAAACTCCCTTCACGAAGGAGACTTTCACTCCCAGCATCCTACTTTTTTACCCAGCACCTCCAGTGTGCCAGACTCCCTTCACGAAGGAGACTATCACTCCCAGCATCCTACTTCATTACCCAACAACTCCAGCATGCCAGACTCCCTCCACGAAGGCAACTCCAGTTTCTACCGACTCGAACTGGAAACAAGCCCAGAATTCCCAGAGCCGTCCTACAAGCCACACATACATTACCAGCCGATGCCAGAGATGAACCCGGAGGAACCCGACTACCAGCAGTCAGGCTCTTCCAAGCACTTCCAGCCAATGCCAGAGACCAACCTGGAGTTGGATCAACTGGAAGCCAACTACAGCACAACAGCAGGTAACCAGAGCCATCGGGAGAATGCACAAGAGACTACCAACATGGCCTTTGACCCCATAGAGAATGCTACCGAGGCACGTGACCCCACCGCAGAGAGAAGACACAAAGAGGCGATCGTGGGAGAACTTGAAGAGACATCCATCTCGACCGAATCCCTGGGTGAGCTTGATCCTCACCCAGTCGGGTCTACACTCTCCCCCCACGGAAGGGCAACCTCAGTGTGGTTGCCCTTGGATGGATCTGGAGATATGTCCCAAG AGATTGACCTAGGTGTCCAACAGGGAATGCACACAGACAGATCCCCCACCTCAGAACCCTCTGACTTCACCACTCACATGTCTGCTTCCCCTGGAGCCACCAGCATCTCCAATGAGCAGCAGACAGGAGTTCCACATTCAAGCAGCATCTCATCTGGACTGGATCATTCTGAGGAGCTGGGACTGGATGTGTACTCCACAGTATTCCGTCCACCAGTAACCTCCCAGGGAACTTCCTCCGCTAGACCAGAAGGCAGCACCAGTCTAGATTTCGAGGGTATCGTCAATCCAGAGAGATTGGAACCTTCAGGAGCAGTGGAGCTGGCACCAGGGGAGTCTGAAGAGGAGCACCTGGGGTCTGGAGTGGAAATAGCTACGACTGAGTCTCCAGACCTGTCCACCACCTCCCAGCTGCCTGTCGAGTTTACCACAATGGGCTATCAAACAACGGCCATGTCCAGAATAGAGGTGGATCCCACAACCACGGACCCTGAAGAAGACGGAAGTGGACATGAGCCAGGCACTGATGAACCATCCCTCGGAGAAAAAGTTACAGTCTTCCCCCTTGAGTCGCAAACAACCAGTTGGGATCTGCACCGTACCACCTCTGCACCCCAAGAGTCTCAGGACGACCTTGAATACAGCGGGGAACCCGCTTCCTCCTCTTCCCAGACAGAGTTTCCAGACTCCTCAGCAGAACCTGAACTGTTTGGGTCAGACTCCTTGTCCACCTCAAGTACAGATCCCACCGCTGCCACTATGTCCACATCCACCGTGTACACATCCACAGAGTGGGCTACACAGACCTGGAGCCCCGTCACCTCCACTACACAAAGTCCCCCAGAGCCAGAGAGGGTGACGGCTCTTAAACGCCCTGTGAATCATGGCCAGATGGATCTGGAATTTGGCCTCACCCAGCCGCCAACCCTGCTCATCTTGCCCAATGAGAGAGCTGCTGTAGGCAGTTCCAGGAAGATTTCAG ATGCCTGTCTGGAGGACCCCTGTGCCAACGGCGGCACCTGCGTCGAGATGGGCGGGAGCACCAAATGCCTCTGTTTGCCCAGCTATGGAGGTGACCTCTGTCAGATGG ATCTGGAGCAGTGTGGGGGGGGCTGGCAGAAGTTCCACGGGAACTGCTACAAGCACTTCAACCAGCGGCTGAGCTGGGAGGTGGCGGAGCAGCACTGTCGCATGGTGGGGGGCCACCTGGTGTCAATCATGACCCCTGAGGAGCAGGACTTCATTAACA ATAACTATAAGGAGTATCAGTGGACTGGACTGAACGACAAGACCATCGAGGGGGATTTCCGCTGGTCCGATGGTAACCCATTG CTCTATGAGAACTGGTACAGGGGCCAGCCTGACAGTTACTTCCtgtctggagaggactgtgtggtgatggtgtggcaTGATGCCGGGCGCTGGAGTGATGTGCCCTGCAACTACCACCTGGCCTACACCTGCAAGAAAGGCACCT CTTCATGTGGCCCTCCCCCCAAAGTCCGGAACGCATCTGCGTTTGGCAGAATCCGCCAGAGGTACGAGACAGACGCCATTGTGCGCTACTACTGTGCCCAGGGCTTCCAGCAGAGACAAAACCCTCTGGTCAAGTGCCTGCCAGGTGGCAAGTGGGAGGAGCCCCAGATCCTCTGCATTCCTG GGGCAGGAAACACAGCACAGGTAGCAGGAGTAACATCACCAACAACAGGAAACCAGGAGCTGACTGGAGAGGAATCATAA